The Streptomyces capitiformicae genome contains the following window.
AGCCTGCCATGGGCTGTTCGTGGTCTCAAGATCCCGTACATGGTCCGCAACGACTGGCAGAGCCGGGGCCTGGCCATGGCCGCCGTTGTTCACGCTCACGGACAGCACTGCCTCGCGGCGAAGAGCGGGCGCCGTCGCCGGCCTCTGGCGGCCGCGAGGGCGTAGGGCCGAACGGGTGGCGGGAAACGGGCAGGCTGGACACCCTCACCAGAGTTCAACCCTGCGACCGAGGATCGAACCCTGCTCGCCTGTCGTCAAACGATCGTTTGACGACAGGCGAGCGATGCGTCCAATGAACCCGTGCAATCCGGGGGTTCGCGGCGGCGCGAATCCAATCTCCACCGCGACCAGGTGGCGCTGCGCATCCACGACGGCGCGTTCTCCGAATCCCGAAGTTACGTCAGCAGGCAGTCGAGCCGCCGCCGAAGGAAGAACCCCCTGGCCACAGGGGCAAGCGCTCAGCGGAGCTTTGGGGAACTCGCCGGATGTCGCACAGTCGAAGATGTAGTTGCCGGTGCGAGACATGTCGTCCTTCTTCGTTGTGGTGCTGTGCCGGCGGGCAGGGTTCAGGGGTTGATGAGGACCTTGAGGGTGTTGCGGTCGGCCATGTCCTGGTAGCCGACCGGGACTCCATCGAGAGCGGTGGTGGCGTCGAAGACCTTCCCGGGCTCGATCGTGCCGTTGAGGATGTCGGGCATCAGTTCCTCGATGTAGGCACGTACGGGGGCGGGGCCTCCAGCGAGGCGGATGTTGTGGCCGAAGAGGCTGCCGAAGCCGACGGGGTCGTCCTCGCACTGGGGGACGCCGACGCGGCTGATGACGCCGCCGTGGCGCACGATGCCGAGGGACTGTTCGTAGGCGGGCGTGTTGCCGACGCATTCGAGGACCACGTGCGTGCCGTCGCCGCCGGTGAGTTCCCGTGCCTGCTCGATGCCTTCCTCGCCTCGGGCGGAGACGACGTCGGTGGCGCCGAACTCGCGGCCGAGGTCGGTACGCGCATGGTGGCGGCCCATGAGGATGATCTGTTCGGCGCCCAGGCGCTTGGCCGAGAGCACGGCCATCAGGCCGACGGCGCCGTCACCGATCACGGTGACGCGGGTGCGCTCGTTCACGCCGCCCGCGACGGCGGCGTGGTAATCGGTGCCGAGGACGTCCGTGAGCGTCAGCAGGGACGGGATGAAGGCGGAGTCCGGGGCGACGGGGAGCTTGACGAGGGTGCCGTCGGCGAGCGGGACGCGGACCGCTTCGGCCTGGCCGCCCTCCTCCGGCTCGCCGCCCCAGAAGTTCGCCTGCGGGTGGGCGCAGGAGGTGTGCAGACCCTCGCGGCAGAAACGGGCAGGTGTTGTCGGAGACGGCGAACGGGGCGACGACCAGGTCGCCGCGCTTGACGGTGGTCACCTCCGAGCCGGTGTCCTCAACGACGCCGATGAACTCGTGGCCCATCCGGGCCGGCCCGTCCTCGGGCTTCATCGAGCCGTAGGGCCACAGGTCGCTGCCGCAGATGCAGGAGCTGGTGATGCGGACCAGCGCGTCGGTGGGCAGCTTGATGATGGAGTCGGGGACGTTCTCGACGCGGACGTCGCCGGCGCCGTACATGAGGGTCGCGCGCGTGAATGCTCTCCAGTGCGGTGGTGCGGGTTCGAGGGAAAGCGACTGGTCAGGGGGTAGGGCTGGGCCGGCTCAAGCCTGGTCGGCATGAACGGGGGCTGCTCCGCGGGCGAGGGGGCCGGGTGAACCGGCGCGGTGGTCCCGTCGCAGGGCGAGGGCGATGGTGGGGATCAAGGTCAGGGCGGCGATGGCAGTCCCGACGACGGCGGGGCCGATGGCTCCCAGGCCGGTGTCGAGGGTGAGGCCGGCGAGCCAGGAGCCGTTCGCGGTGCCGAGGTTGAACGTCGAGACGGTCAGGGCCGAGGTCAGGGTGGGTGCTTTGCCGGCGTAGCAGACGGCCAGGGCCATGAGGACTGGGTTGGCGCCCAGGCCGAAGAAGCCCCAGCAGGGCGACCAGGACGATGGTCGCGGGGGCGGAGTCGGCGAACAGCACGACTGCCAGCAGCAGAAGGGTGGCGACCGTGGCGGCGGTGAGGGTCACCGTGTGCGGGCGGCGGTCGCCCAGACGGCCTCCGACGATCGAGCCGGCCGGGGCGTCAAGGCCGAAACCGACCAGGACCAGCGGCACGATCCCGGACGCGATCTGCGACCGGTCGGTCAGCAGCGGCGCGATGTAGAAGTACGCCGCCAGGACACCGCCGGTCGTGGTGGCGCACGCCGCCAGCACCAGCCCCACTCGGCCGGAGCCCAGAGCGGTCAGCTCGGTCGGCGATCTGGGGCTGACCTACCAGTCCCTGGACCTGCCCTTGTCCCATCGGGCCATGCACGACCTGACCCTCTACACCGCCGAACCGGGCACCACCTCCGAAGACCGACTCAAGCTCCTGGCCAGCCTGGCAGCAACCCAGCCCCAGGCAGAGCCCGCTGACCAGCCGCACCAAGCTGCGCCGTCAACGCCCACACCCCGATCCGGCACCAGCGAGAACCGCCCTCCCACTTCGTGAGGCTCATGCGGTTTTGTCCACGCGAGCACGCCATTCCGACTGTCCGGCTCGCTACGGGTCTGGCACGCCCGGCGGCTGCAACGCGTCGACGACAAGATCGCCGCCCTCCGACAGGGGGAAGCCGAGCAGCAGCACGGGCAGCACCGAACGGACGCACCTCAACCCCGGGCCGCTGCATCCGATCGGGCGCGGTCGGGCAGCGGATGGACAGTGGCGCCTTGACGCAGGGCGGCATTTTCGAGTGCGAGCTGCCGGATGGCTTCCTCGTACAACTGAAGGGTGCGGCGCAGATCGGTGTTCTCCTGCCGCAGTTCGGTTGCTCCTTCTCAGCGCAGTTGCTCGGCCAGTCCGACGATGATGCCCTCTGGGCCGCGGATGTAGCAGAGCAGATAGCTGTCCTCGAACCGGGCGATCTCGCCGACGAGTTCGGCGCCGTGAGGGCGCAGTCGGGCAACGGTGTCCTCGATGTCGTCGACGGCGAACATGATGCGGTGCGTGCCCAGAGTGTTGTGCGGCCGGTTGCGCGGCCCGGCGCTGATCACCGCGGGGCTGCGGTACTTCGCCAGCTCGAGCCGGCTGTGACCGTCCGGGGTCCGGACCATCGCGATGTCACAGCGGACGCCATCGAGTCCGGTGCATTGGTCAGCGAAGAGGCCCTCGACCTGCGCCCTGCCCTCCAGTTCCATACCGAGTTCCACGAAGAACGCGATGGCGGCATCCATGTCGTCGACGACGATGCCGACGTTGTCCATCCGCTGAATCGCCATGCTGGTTTCTCCTTCTGCCTCGTGCGGCCGGTGATGGCCGCTGATGCTCCTGGGACGGAGCCGGGGGCACGTTCTCGACATCCGCAGACCGCCGAACTCCGAAAAGTCTGCTGGCACCGTGCCCGACCCGACCTCTCCCCCGCCGACGTCCCCCGCCTGACGTCACCGCCGCACTGCCGCAGCACCGGGCGCGGCGGCCCGCCCGGCGCGCAACACCGGTGAGCGCGCCCCGATCCCGGCAGCGGCCGCGCCGACCATCCCGCCCTTCCATCGACTTCGTCGACCTCGACGAGATCGAGCCCGTCTATTTCGACCGCACCTACCACATCGCCC
Protein-coding sequences here:
- a CDS encoding zinc-binding dehydrogenase, with protein sequence MNERTRVTVIGDGAVGLMAVLSAKRLGAEQIILMGRHHARTDLGREFGATDVVSARGEEGIEQARELTGGDGTHVVLECVGNTPAYEQSLGIVRHGGVISRVGVPQCEDDPVGFGSLFGHNIRLAGGPAPVRAYIEELMPDILNGTIEPGKVFDATTALDGVPVGYQDMADRNTLKVLINP
- a CDS encoding alcohol dehydrogenase catalytic domain-containing protein, with protein sequence MYGAGDVRVENVPDSIIKLPTDALVRITSSCICGSDLWPYGSMKPEDGPARMGHEFIGVVEDTGSEVTTVKRGDLVVAPFAVSDNTCPFLPRGSAHLLRPPAGELLGRRAGGGRPGRSGPRPARRRHPRQAPRRPGLRLHPVPADAHGRPRHRLPRRRRGRRERAHPRHRDR
- a CDS encoding VOC family protein, with product MAIQRMDNVGIVVDDMDAAIAFFVELGMELEGRAQVEGLFADQCTGLDGVRCDIAMVRTPDGHSRLELAKYRSPAVISAGPRNRPHNTLGTHRIMFAVDDIEDTVARLRPHGAELVGEIARFEDSYLLCYIRGPEGIIVGLAEQLR